From Anopheles coluzzii chromosome 3, AcolN3, whole genome shotgun sequence, the proteins below share one genomic window:
- the LOC120958387 gene encoding cullin-associated NEDD8-dissociated protein 1 codes for MASYQIANLLEKMTSNDKDFRFMATNDLMTELQKDSIKLDDESEKKVVRMVLRLLEDKNGEVQNLAVKCLGPLVNKVKENQVETIVDLLCANMVSNNEQLRDISSIGLKTVISELPQSSNSLVPNVCQRITGKLSVAIEKEDVSVQLEALDILSDLLSRFGDLLVPFHELILKALVPQLGSARQAVRKRTIVALSHLLTTCNNNAYNKVIEHLLDGLEKPQNPGTIRTYIQCLAAICRQAGHRLCNHIERVMFLLNQYSLRDDDELREFCLQACEAFVQRCPEAIMPHIPTIVDLCLKYITYDPNYNYEADDGEGGNSMEMEDDEEIDSEEYSDDDDMSWKVRRSAAKCLESVISTRHELLEEFYKTLSPALIARFKEREENVKSDIFHAYIALLKSTRPMGDDIGHDPDSMEQIPGPISMLTDQVPTIVKAVQPLMREKSVKTRQDCFLLLRELLNALPGALSNHIDQLMSGIHYSLNDKNSTSNMKIDALGFVYCMLVGHNPQVFHAHIQLLVPLVVNAVFDPFYKIATEALLVLQQLVKVIRPVDVQTTFDFTPYVSQLYTSTLQKLRSPEVDQEVKERAIACMGQIIANMGDVLQTELVTCLPLFMERLRNEVTRLSSVKALTMIAASPLRVNLSPIIGEVIPVLGSFLRKNQRALKLNSLTLLDTLVTHYSQFLDPKLLRGAVGEVPPLLSESDLHVAQLSLVLLTSVARQQPEALVGVHEQILQEVMTLVRSPLLQGTALNCTLKLFQALVQAQLPGLSYRHLLGMLMNPVYNQQQHGGSPLHKQAYHSLAKCIAALTLQVPNEALTVAGEFLREIQNRRNDSHLMFYLLTIGEIGRHFNLHTIDTLAQTILNCFSASSEDVKGAASHALGAIAVGNLNHYLPFILNEIEAQPKRQYLLLHSLKELISSLSTSKAGLEQLLPSVPSIWTQLFKHCECSEEGSRNVVAECLGKLVLVNPEELLPRLQMALQSESALMRTAVVSAIKFTISDQPQPIDPLLRQCIGQFLFALQDPEPSVRRVALVAFNSAVHNKPSLVRDLLPELLPQLYSETKVKKELIREVEMGPFKHTVDDGLDIRKAAFECMYTLLEQGLDRVDIMQFLEHVQAGLRDHYDIKMLTYLMTARLAALCPNAVLQKLDQFVEPLRATCTLKVKANSVKQEYEKQDELKRSALRAVAALLQIPKADKNIYLAEFLILIRSSSELQPLLESVQKDSSGQSNNNIDGRDTSMDQS; via the exons ATGGCGTCGTATCAGATAGCGAATCTGCTGGAGAAG ATGACGTCCAATGATAAGGACTTTCGCTTTATGGCGACCAACGATCTGATGACGGAGCTACAAAAGGACAGCATCAAGCTCGACGATGAATCGGAGAAGAAAGTCGTCCGTATGGTGCTTCGCCTGCTGGAGGACAAGAACGGCGAGGTGCAGAATCTTGCGGTGAAATG CCTGGGGCCGTTGGTAAACAAAGTGAAGGAAAATCAGGTGGAAACGATTGTGGACCTGCTGTGCGCCAACATGGTGTCGAACAACGAACAGCTGCGTGACATCTCGAGCATCGGTCTGAAGACGGTCATATCGGAGCTGCCACAGTCGTCCAACTCGCTCGTGCCGAACGTTTGCCAGCGTATCACCGGCAAGCTGAGCGTGGCGATCGAGAAGGAGGACGTTTCGGTGCAGCTCGAAGCGTTGGACATACTGTCGGATCTGCTGTCGCGCTTCGGCGATCTGCTGGTACCGTTCCACGAGCTCATCCTGAAGGCGCTCGTGCCGCAGCTCGGTTCCGCCCGGCAGGCCGTCCGGAAGCGCACGATTGTTGCGCTGTCCCACCTGTTGACCACCTGCAACAACAACGCGTACAACAAGGTGATCGAACACTTGCTCGACGGGCTGGAGAAGCCGCAAAATCCCGGCACGATTCGGACCTACATCCAGTGTTTGGCGGCGATCTGCCGGCAGGCCGGCCATCGGCTGTGCAACCACATCGAGCGCGTCATGTTTCTGCTCAATCAGTACAGCTTGCGGGATGACGACGAGTTGCGCGAGTTCTGTCTGCAGGCGTGTGAAGCGTTCGTGCAGCGCTGTCCGGAAGCGATCATGCCGCATATTCCGACG ATCGTTGATCTTTGTCTAAAGTACATCACGTACGATCCTAACTACAACTACGAGGCAGATGATGGCGAGGGTGGCAACTCAATGGAGATGGAAGACGACGAAGAAATTGATAGCGAAGAGTACAGCGATGACGACGATATGAGCTGGAAGGTGCGTCGATCGGCCGCCAAATGTTTGGAGTCGGTCATCTCCACCCGTCACGAGCTGTTGGAGGAATTCTACAAAACCCTTTCGCCGGCACTTATCGCACGCTTCAAAG AGCGCGAAGAAAACGTCAAGTCCGACATATTCCACGCGTACATCGCGCTGCTCAAATCGACCCGCCCCATGGGCGATGATATCGGGCACGATCCCGACTCGATGGAGCAAATTCCTGGCCCGATCAGCATGCTGACCGATCAGGTACCGACGATCGTGAAAGCGGTTCAGCCGCTCATGCGCGAAAAGTCGGTGAAAACGCGCCAGGATTGTTTCCTGCTGTTGCGCGAACTGTTGAACGCACTGCCCGGGGCACTTTCGAACCATATCGATCAGCTGATGAGTGGCATCCACTACTCGCTGAATGACAAAAACTCAACCTCCAACATGAAAATCGACGCCCTCGGGTTCGTTTACTGTATGCTGGTCGGGCACAATCCGCAGGTGTTCCATGCGCACATACAGCTGCTCGTTCCGCTCGTCGTGAATGCGGTGTTCGATCCGTTCTACAAGATCGCCACCGAAGCACTGctcgtgctgcagcagctaGTGAAGGTGATCCGGCCGGTCGACGTCCAGACAACGTTTGATTTTACGCCGTACGTGAGTCAGCTGTACACCAGCACGTTGCAGAAGCTTCGCTCGCCCGAGGTTGACCAGGAGGTGAAGGAACGGGCGATCGCCTGTATGGGCCAGATCATAGCCAACATGGGCGATGTGCTGCAGACGGAGCTGGTCACCTGTTTGCCACTGTTCATGGAGCGTTTGCGAAACGAGGTGACGCGATTAAGCTCGGTCAAAGCACTGACCATGATCGCGGCGTCACCGCTGCGCGTCAATCTAAGCCCGATCATCGGCGAGGTTATACCGGTGCTGGGGTCGTTCCTGCGTAAAAATCAACGTGCGCTGAAGCTCAACTCGCTCACCCTTCTGGATACGCTCGTGACGCACTACAGCCAATTCCTGGACCCGAAGCTGCTGCGCGGTGCCGTGGGAGAAGTGCCCCCGTTGCTGAGCGAATCGGACCTGCACGTGGCACAGCTTTCGCTCGTGCTGCTTACTTCCGTGGCCCGCCAGCAACCGGAGGCACTGGTTGGGGTGCACGAGCAGATTTTGCAGGAAGTGATGACGCTGGTGCGCTCACCGCTGCTGCAAGGTACGGCACTGAACTGTACGCTGAAGCTGTTCCAGGCGCTTGTGCAAGCGCAACTGCCGGGGCTGAGCTACCGTCATCTGCTAGGGATGCTGATGAATCCGGTAtacaatcagcagcagcacggtggCAGCCCACTCCACAAGCAGGCGTACCATTCGCTGGCAAAGTGCATTGCCGCACTGACTCTGCAGGTGCCAAACGAGGCACTGACGGTGGCAGGAGAGTTTCTGCGCGAAATCCAGAACCGTCGCAATGATTCGCACCTTATGTTCTACTTGCTGACGATTGGAGAAATTGGCCGTCACTT CAATCTGCACACGATCGACACACTAGCACAAACGATCCTGAACTGTTTCTCGGCGTCGTCCGAGGACGTGAAGGGTGCCGCAAGCCATGCGCTCGGTGCAATCGCCGTCGGCAATCTCAATCACTATCTGCCCTTCATACTGAACGAGATCGAGGCACAGCCGAAACGCCAATATCTGCTTCTGCACTCATTGAAGGAGTTAATTTCGTCGCTGTCCACCAGCAAGGCCGGCCTGGAGCAGCTGCTCCCGTCCGTACCGTCGATCTGGACGCAGCTCTTCAAACACTGCGAATGCTCGGAAGAAGGCTCTCGCAACGTGGTGGCCGAATGTCTCGGTAAGCTGGTGCTGGTGAACCCCGAGGAGCTGCTCCCGCGGCTCCAAATGGCGCTACAAAGCGAGAGCGCCCTGATGCGCACCGCCGTCGTATCGGCGATCAAGTTCACCATCTCCGATCAGCCACAGCCGATCGATCCGCTGCTGAGGCAATGTATTGGCCAGTTCCTGTTCGCGCTGCAGGATCCGGAACCGTCGGTGCGGCGTGTGGCACTTGTTGCGTTCAACTCGGCCGTGCACAACAAGCCGAGCTTGGTGCGCGATCTGCTGCCCGAGCTACTGCCCCAGCTGTACTCGGAGACGAAGGTGAAGAAGGAGCTGATCCGGGAGGTGGAGATGGGTCCGTTCAAACACACCGTGGACGATGGGCTCGACATCCGGAAAGCGGCTTTCGAGTGTATGTACACGCTGCTGGAGCAGGGTCTCGATCGCGTAGACATTATGCAGTTTCTCGAGCACGTGCAGGCGGGGTTGCGCGATCACTACGATATTAAGATGCTCACTTATCTTATGACGGCTCGGCTGGCGGCACTCTGCCCGAATGCCGTTCTGCAAA AACTCGATCAGTTCGTAGAGCCGCTGCGTGCTACCTGTACGCTGAAGGTGAAGGCCAACTCGGTAAAGCAGGAGTACGAAAAGCAGGATGAATTGAAAAGATCTGCACTACGCGCCGTCGCCGCACTGCTGCAAATTCCCAAGGCTG ATAAAAACATATACTTGGCGGAGTTTTTGATTCTGATCCGCAGTTCATCCGAGCTACAGCCGCTGCTCGAATCGGTACAGAAGGACTCATCCGGACAGTCGAACAACAATATCGATGGGCGGGATACGTCGATGGATCAAAGCTAG
- the LOC125907465 gene encoding uncharacterized protein LOC125907465 has protein sequence MASPVRFVDKCVQVDMVYGDEHDPVASTSWVAKINAKPSSQLPPAHSCEESQQSALVPLHKNLAMLNEKLADLEEPLHCVIRKLDWIFTKYGEAFANLSFLHDTMLMQGNAAKPFTLTYLNSIRIALFSCDLVCHNVDLRALGKSMKYLNTKFVEYVKTIDSYLPDSAPNDLFAIKLLVITKTIMHSLDRELKQIRVRLEDVLNALDLIGVLQCDMLSVVDILIKSKLDDSPEGFPNRMNNVNFGKDWFDDEYRCFLDMIEWIYDRTEIC, from the coding sequence ATGGCATCTCCGGTAAGGTTTGTCGATAAATGTGTCCAGGTGGACATGGTGTACGGCGACGAGCACGACCCAGTTGCATCAACGAGCTGGGTTGCTAAGATCAATGCAAAGCCGTCCTCACAGCTTCCACCGGCACATTCGTGCGAGGAATCGCAGCAATCGGCGTTAGTACCGCTGCACAAAAACCTGGCCATGTTGAATGAGAAGTTAGCTGATCTTGAAGAACCATTGCATTGCGTTATCAGGAAGCTAGATTGGATATTTACAAAATATGGTGAGGCGTTCGCTAACCTTTCATTTCTGCACGATACTATGCTGATGCAAGGTAATGCCGCCAAACCTTTCACATTGACGTACTTGAACAGCATTAGAATAGCGCTCTTTTCTTGCGATTTGGTATGTCACAATGTTGACCTGAGGGCTTTGGGCAAAAGCATGAAGTATCTTAATACAAAGTTTGTAGAATATGTGAAAACCATCGATTCCTATTTACCAGATTCAGCTCCCAACGATTTGTTTGCTATAAAGCTGCTAGTGATCACCAAAACGATCATGCATTCTCTAGATAGGGAGTTAAAGCAGATCAGAGTACGACTGGAAGACGTCCTGAACGCATTAGACCTGATCGGTGTGCTGCAGTGTGACATGCTGTCAGTAGTCGATATACTAATTAAGAGTAAATTAGACGATTCGCCGGAAGGATTTCCGAATCGAATGAATAATGTAAATTTCGGGAAGGATTGGTTTGATGATGAATATCGTTGTTTTCTTGATATGATCGAGTGGATTTACGACCGGACCGAAATCTGTTAA
- the LOC120958388 gene encoding translation factor GUF1 homolog, mitochondrial codes for MGLTKFRTLYTLYSANYRRRVLASVQHSCFHTTTARQSDDIEYDEIPVSRIRNFSIIAHVDHGKSTLADRLLEMTGTIAKHSGNKQVLDSLQVEKERGITVKAQTASLIYQHAGQPYLLNLIDTPGHVDFSNEVSRSLAACNGVILLVDANQGVQAQTVANYHLARSKQLVIVPVLNKIDLKNARPEAVCNELLTLFDIDPDDVLKVSAKVGTGCDEVLASIVNRLPAPGANRDTDFRGLIFDSWFDKYRGALNLIYVSDGEIRTGQEIASCHTGKAYEVKSLALLRPDERKVDRLVAGQVGLLGCNMRTSKESHIGDTLYLRKNKTCVPLPGFKPQQPMVFAGVYPPDQTQHPVLKSAIEKLVLNDSAVTVAPDSSPALGQGWRLGFLGLLHLDVFSQRLQQEYDAEPVLTAPSVTYKIKLKGTKAIAAHGGNETVYISNPALLPDPTMVEEYYEPYVLGTIIAPTECVGAIIGLCVERRAVQKTSLNIDNERIMTTYLMPLNEIVLDFHDQLKSVSSGYASFDYEDHGYVETSIVRMDVLLNGQLVEELCTITHTSKAQNHARDLVVKLKELIPRQMVQIAIQAVVGGKVLARETIKAYRKDVTAKLYGGDVTRRMKLLKQQSEGKKKMRSIANINVPRDTFINVLKR; via the exons ATGGGTTTAACAAAGTTTCGCACACTCTACACGCTGTACAGTGCAAATTATCG GAGAAGGGTCTTGGCCAGTGTTCAGCATAGCTGCTTCCACACCACAACCGCCCGACAGTCGGACGATATCGAGTACGATGAGATACCGGTGTCGCGGATACGCAACTTCAGCATCATTGCCCACGTTGACCATGGGAAGAGTACGCTTGCCGACCGGTTGCTCGAAATGACCGGCACGATAGCGAAACATTCGGGCAATAAGCAAGTGCTGGACAGTTTGCAGGTTGAGAAGGAGCGCGGCATCACCGTAAAGGCACAGACGGCCTCGCTGATCTATCAGCATGCGGGTCAGCCCTACCTGTTGAATCTGATCGACACACCGGGCCATGTGGATTTCTCGAACGAGGTGTCCCGATCGTTGGCCGCCTGTAATGGCGTTATACTGCTAGTGGATGCGAATCAAGGTGTGCAGGCACAAACCGTGGCCAACTACCATCTCGCCCGCTCGAAACAGCTCGTCATCGTGCCAGTGCTGAACAAGATCGATCTGAAGAACGCCCGCCCGGAAGCGGTATGCAACGAGCTGCTGACGCTGTTCGACATAGATCCCGATGATGTGCTGAAAGTTTCGGCCAAGGTGGGCACGGGTTGCGATGAGGTACTGGCTAGCATCGTGAACCGGCTGCCTGCTCCCGGAGCGAACCGGGACACGGACTTCCGGGGGCTAATATTTGATAGCTGGTTCGACAAGTATCGGGGTGCACTGAACCTTATCTACGTGAGTGATGGTGAAATCCGCACCGGCCAGGAGATCGCATCGTGCCACACGGGTAAAGCGTATGAGGTGAAAAGCTTAGCACTGCTGCGACCGGACGAACGTAAAGTGGACCGGCTGGTGGCGGGGCAGGTGGGTCTGCTCGGGTGCAACATGCGAACCAGCAAAGAGTCACACATCGGGGACACGTTGTACctgaggaaaaacaaaacgtgcGTCCCGTTGCCAGGTTTCAAGCCCCAGCAGCCGATGGTATTTGCGGGCGTTTACCCACCGGACCAAACACAGCATCCCGTCCTGAAGAGTGCCATCGAAAAGCTGGTGCTGAATGATTCTGCCGTTACCGTCGCGCCGGACTCTAGCCCAGCGCTTGGGCAAGGCTGGCGGCTCGGTTTTCTGGGCCTGTTGCATCTGGATGTGTTCAGTCAGCGGTTGCAACAGGAGTACGACGCCGAACCGGTACTGACGGCACCATCGGTAACCTACAAAATCAAGCTAAAAGGCACCAAAGCGATCGCGGCGCACGGTGGCAACGAAACGGTTTACATCAGCAATCCGGCCCTGCTCCCCGACCCTACGATGGTGGAAGAGTACTACGAGCCGTACGTGCTGGGGACAATTATTGCACCCACCGAGTGCGTCGGGGCCATTATTGGGCTGTGCGTCGAGCGTCGGGCAGTTCAGAAAACGTCGCTCAATATCGATAACGAGCGCATCATGACTACGTACCTGATGCCGCTGAACGAGATCGTGCTGGATTTTCACGATCAGCTAAAATCGGTCAGCTCCGGATACGCAAGCTTCGATTATGAAGATCACGGTTACGTCGAGACAAGCATCGTCCGGATGGATGTACTGTTGAATGGGCAGCTAGTGGAGGAACTGTGCACCATCACGCACACCAGCAAGGCCCAAAACCATGCGAGGGATTTGGTGGTGAAGCTGAAGGAGCTGATCCCGCGACAGATGGTGCAGATCGCAATACAGGCGGTGGTGGGTGGAAAGGTTTTGGCGCGCGAGACTATAAAAGCCTATCGAAAGGATGTGACCGCTAAATTG TATGGAGGAGATGTTACCAGACGGATGAAACTACTCAAGCAGCAATCTgagggaaagaagaaaatgagATCGATTGCTAACATCAATGTTCCACGCGATACATTCATAAATGTACTGAAACGATAA